A window from Anser cygnoides isolate HZ-2024a breed goose chromosome 1, Taihu_goose_T2T_genome, whole genome shotgun sequence encodes these proteins:
- the FGF6 gene encoding fibroblast growth factor 6 has translation MTTAQRLLITMFSKASIHRTLSAFILLFFLAGIASTYPVVSRTNGTLLERGWQSLLSRSIAGMSGEKSDVNWESDYLLGIKRQRRLYCNVGIGFHLQILPDGRISGVHNENQYSLFEISTVERGVVSLFGVKSTLFIAMNNKGKLYGTAVFQDECKFKETLLPNNYNAYESNAYHGAYIALSKHGRVKRGNKVSPAMTVTHFLPRI, from the exons ATGACCACTGCACAAAGACTTCTCATCACTATGTTCTCCAAAGCCAGCATTCATCGGACGTTGTCTGCTTTcattctcctgttttttttagCTGGGATTGCTTCAACATATCCAGTTGTAAGCAGAACTAATGGCACATTGCTGGAAAGAGGATGGCAATCTCTGTTGTCCAGGTCCATTGCTGGGATGTCAGGGGAGAAGTCAGATGTGAACTGGGAGAGTGACTATTTGCTAGGAATCAAGAGGCAGCGGAGGCTTTATTGCAACGTGGGCATCGGGTTTCACCTTCAAATCCTCCCAGACGGAAGGATAAGCGGAGTTCACAATGAAAACCAATACA GTCTCTTTGAAATATCCACTGTAGAGAGAGGTGTTGTTAGCCTGTTCGGTGTGAAAAGTACTCTCTTCATTGCAATGAACAACAAGGGGAAGCTATATGGAACG GCTGTTTTCCAAGATGAATGCAAATTCAAAGAAACCTTGCTGCCCAATAACTACAATGCATATGAATCAAATGCTTACCACGGTGCTTATATAGCACTCAGCAAACATGGGAGAGTGAAGAGAGGAAATAAAGTTTCTCCAGCTATGACAGTGACCCACTTTTTACCAAGAATATGA